One genomic segment of Acomys russatus chromosome 6, mAcoRus1.1, whole genome shotgun sequence includes these proteins:
- the Ralb gene encoding ras-related protein Ral-B — MAANKGKSQGSLALHKVIMVGSGGVGKSALTLQFMYDEFVEDYEPTKADSYRKKVVLDGEEVQTDILDTAGQEDYAAIRDNYFRSGEGFLLVFSITEHESFTATAEFREQILRVKAEEDKIPLLVVGNKSDLEERRQVPVDEARGKAEEWGVQYVETSAKTRANVDKVFFDLMREIRAKKMSENKDKNGRKSNKSKKSFKERCCLL, encoded by the exons ATGGCTGCCAACAAGGGCAAGAGCCAGGGCTCCCTGGCACTTCACAAGGTCATCATGGTTGGCAGCGGAGGGGTCGGCAAGTCAGCCCTGACACTTCAGTTCATGTATGACGAG TTTGTAGAAGACTATGAGCCCACCAAAGCCGACAGTTACAGAAAGAAGGTGGTCCTCGACGGAGAAGAGGTCCAGACAGATATCCTGGACACGGCGGGCCAGGAGGACTACGCGGCCATCCGCGACAACTACTTCCGGAGCGGAGAGGGCTTCCTGCTTGTGTTCTCCATCACAGAACATGAGTCGTTCACGGCCACCGCAGAGTTCAG GGAACAGATCCTCCGAGTCAAGGCCGAGGAAGATAAAATCCCGCTGTTGGTCGTGGGCAACAAGTCTGACCTGGAGGAGCGGAGGCAGGTGCCCGTGGACGAGGCCCGAGGCAAAGCGGAGGAGTGGGGTGTGCAGTACGTGGAGACGTCGGCAAAGACCCGTGCCAATGTGGACAAG GTGTTCTTTGATCTCATGAGAGAAATCCGAGCGAAAAAGATGTCGGAAAATAAGGACAAGAATGGCAGGAAAAGCAACAAGAGCAAGAAGAGTTTCAAAGAGCGATGCTGCTTGCTGTGA